In Bartonella bovis 91-4, the following proteins share a genomic window:
- a CDS encoding MBL fold metallo-hydrolase, whose amino-acid sequence MSNLKAHIVPVTSFQQNCTLLFDDESKKGVIVDPGGDWPKIQAAIQEIGVSIEAIWITHGHVDHVGAAMQAREELNVKIIGSHCSDKPVMEDVVERAKAYCMPDVRICVPDQWLEDGDSVDCAGYVYDVLHIPGHTPGHVIYFNKKERLALMGDVLFRGSIGRTDFPLSSHEELMKSIKEKILPLGDDVSFISGHGPGSTIGYERRFNPFLQGI is encoded by the coding sequence ATGAGTAATCTGAAGGCACATATTGTTCCAGTCACATCTTTCCAACAAAATTGTACTTTACTTTTTGATGATGAAAGTAAAAAGGGAGTTATAGTTGATCCGGGTGGTGACTGGCCTAAAATTCAAGCAGCAATTCAAGAGATAGGTGTTAGTATTGAGGCTATTTGGATAACACATGGTCATGTTGATCATGTAGGAGCAGCGATGCAAGCTAGAGAGGAGCTTAATGTTAAAATTATTGGTTCACATTGTAGTGATAAACCAGTTATGGAAGACGTAGTTGAAAGGGCAAAAGCCTATTGTATGCCGGATGTGCGTATTTGTGTACCCGATCAATGGTTAGAGGATGGTGACAGCGTTGATTGTGCTGGATATGTATATGATGTTCTGCATATCCCTGGCCACACCCCTGGACATGTTATTTATTTCAACAAGAAAGAGCGTTTGGCTTTGATGGGTGATGTTCTCTTTCGTGGTTCTATTGGGCGTACTGATTTTCCATTATCTTCTCACGAGGAATTGATGAAATCCATTAAAGAAAAAATTTTACCCTTAGGTGATGACGTCAGCTTTATTTCTGGCCATGGACCAGGAAGCACAATAGGCTATGAACGCCGCTTCAATCCTTTTCTTCAAGGAATTTAA
- the pgeF gene encoding peptidoglycan editing factor PgeF: protein MNPVLKPILAKDLLALHKYGIKHGFFTRQGGVSQNLYHSLNVGQGSNDHPKHIVQNRTLIANYFDIEIKNLITVNQVHSCDVVVIDQAFIGKRPKADALVTTTKGLAIGILTADCGPVLLADPHAGVIGAAHAGWRGSLNGILEKTILAMEEQGAKRQSITAVLGPCIGPSHYEVTNEFYNQFMKRNNQFQKYFLKTDKTNCFHFNLWAFIINQLEQAGLSASCLKLCTYQDEQRFFSYRRATHRNESDYGRQISVLMLEA from the coding sequence ATGAATCCTGTTCTTAAGCCTATCCTTGCAAAAGATCTTCTCGCTTTACATAAATACGGGATAAAACATGGTTTTTTTACGCGTCAAGGCGGAGTTTCACAAAACCTTTATCACAGCCTTAATGTCGGCCAAGGCTCAAATGATCATCCTAAACATATTGTGCAAAACCGCACATTAATCGCAAATTATTTTGACATTGAGATAAAAAATTTAATCACTGTCAATCAAGTACACTCATGTGATGTAGTAGTAATTGATCAAGCTTTCATCGGTAAACGTCCTAAAGCTGACGCTCTTGTTACAACTACAAAAGGTTTAGCAATCGGCATTCTTACAGCCGATTGCGGACCAGTTCTTTTGGCTGATCCGCATGCAGGTGTCATTGGTGCTGCGCACGCTGGTTGGCGAGGAAGCTTGAATGGAATTTTGGAAAAAACAATTTTAGCTATGGAAGAACAAGGTGCCAAACGACAATCAATAACAGCAGTGCTAGGACCTTGTATTGGTCCTAGTCATTATGAAGTAACAAACGAATTCTATAATCAATTTATGAAGCGTAATAATCAGTTTCAAAAATATTTTTTAAAAACAGATAAAACAAACTGTTTTCATTTTAATCTATGGGCATTCATTATCAACCAATTAGAACAAGCAGGCCTGAGTGCTTCTTGTCTAAAACTTTGCACTTATCAAGATGAACAACGCTTTTTTTCCTACCGTCGTGCAACACATCGCAATGAATCTGATTACGGGCGACAAATTTCCGTTCTTATGCTAGAAGCATAA
- a CDS encoding L,D-transpeptidase, translated as MLSRCTFLIVVSLILVGCATHQPSESFISSQQVRFIPEEVRALYGPVTNEPYLLPAIDLAEIDPKFLRKQVDYDTSYPAGTLVVDIEECFLYLVGENGKAMRYGIGIGKEGLEFKGEAVVQYKRRWPSWTPTAAMMTREPERYGHLGKGLPPGPDNPLGARALYLFKNGQDTLFRIHGSYEEWSIGQAISSGCIRLLNQDIIDLYDRVPNGSRVVVL; from the coding sequence TTGTTGTCTCGTTGTACTTTTTTAATTGTTGTTTCTCTAATATTGGTTGGTTGTGCTACACATCAGCCAAGTGAGTCTTTTATTTCTTCTCAACAAGTTCGCTTCATTCCAGAGGAAGTACGGGCTTTATATGGCCCTGTAACGAATGAGCCTTATTTATTACCTGCAATCGATCTTGCAGAAATTGATCCAAAATTTTTACGCAAACAAGTAGATTATGATACTTCTTATCCGGCTGGTACGTTAGTTGTGGATATTGAGGAGTGCTTTCTTTATCTTGTTGGTGAAAATGGAAAAGCTATGCGTTATGGCATTGGCATTGGCAAGGAAGGTTTAGAATTTAAAGGTGAAGCAGTTGTACAATATAAGCGTCGGTGGCCGTCTTGGACTCCAACTGCGGCAATGATGACTCGTGAACCAGAACGATACGGTCATTTGGGGAAAGGGTTGCCGCCAGGACCTGATAATCCATTAGGTGCACGGGCATTATATCTCTTTAAAAATGGTCAGGATACGCTTTTCCGTATTCATGGTTCATATGAAGAATGGTCAATTGGTCAGGCTATTTCAAGTGGGTGTATCCGTTTGCTCAATCAAGATATTATTGATCTTTATGACCGTGTTCCTAATGGTTCACGGGTGGTGGTTTTATAG
- a CDS encoding accessory factor UbiK family protein yields the protein MHDGSNRILDELAKLMTDAAGVAQGVRHEAETVFRSQAEKLVNKLNLVSREEFEVVKEMVLKTRAESANLAKRLDDLEK from the coding sequence ATGCATGATGGGTCCAACCGTATTCTTGACGAATTAGCAAAATTAATGACAGATGCAGCTGGTGTTGCGCAAGGTGTACGGCATGAAGCTGAAACAGTTTTTCGTTCGCAAGCTGAGAAGTTAGTCAATAAGCTTAATCTTGTTTCACGTGAGGAATTTGAAGTGGTTAAGGAAATGGTACTTAAAACGCGTGCGGAAAGCGCTAATTTGGCAAAACGTCTTGATGATTTAGAGAAATAA
- a CDS encoding ATP-binding protein, with protein MIKLARQFARWLTRQMPKRLYARSLIIIIAPMVLLQTVIGYVFMERHWQMVTKRLSTAIVHDIAAIIDIIETYPQQHNYEDIKRITQQRMGLNISILPPDPLPPPGPKPFFAILDYFLSEEITHQINRPFWIDTVGDSNLVEIRIRLDNSILRVFAMRSQAYASNTGIFLSWMVGTALVLLLIAIYFLRNQIKPIQQLAEAAESFGRGRPLPKDFQPQGADEVRRAGIAFLRMRERIERQIEQRTMMLSGVSHDLRTILTRFKLQLALASTDFDISPLEQDVSDMQNMLEDYLAFARGENGENVSSLDLNALMQKFSTEAQLHKRQFSYTIEGPTQIQVRPHAFTRLVSNLVSNAFHYANTITLIATSQQESFIIIIDDNGPGIHKDMRTEVFKPFFRLDKARNQDASGTGLGLAIAQDIARSHGGNIQLDNSPLGGLRAIIDIPL; from the coding sequence ATGATTAAACTCGCAAGACAATTTGCTCGGTGGTTAACGAGGCAAATGCCTAAACGCCTTTACGCCCGCTCTTTGATTATTATTATCGCTCCCATGGTACTCCTGCAAACAGTGATTGGTTATGTCTTTATGGAGCGCCACTGGCAAATGGTAACTAAACGTCTCTCAACTGCCATTGTCCATGATATTGCTGCCATTATTGATATAATTGAAACATATCCGCAACAACACAACTATGAAGATATCAAACGCATTACACAACAACGCATGGGGTTAAATATTTCTATCCTACCCCCTGATCCCCTGCCCCCTCCAGGCCCTAAACCATTTTTTGCAATTCTTGATTATTTTCTTAGTGAAGAAATCACTCATCAAATTAACCGCCCTTTTTGGATTGATACAGTAGGCGATTCTAATCTTGTTGAAATCCGTATCCGTCTTGATAACAGTATTTTGCGTGTCTTTGCTATGCGTAGTCAAGCTTATGCCTCCAACACCGGTATTTTTTTAAGCTGGATGGTAGGAACAGCTCTTGTTTTATTATTGATAGCCATTTACTTCTTACGTAATCAAATCAAACCTATCCAACAACTTGCTGAAGCAGCTGAAAGTTTTGGACGGGGACGTCCCTTACCAAAAGATTTTCAACCACAAGGAGCTGATGAAGTGCGTCGTGCTGGTATAGCCTTTTTACGTATGCGTGAACGCATTGAGCGCCAAATTGAACAACGCACTATGATGCTCTCAGGTGTAAGTCATGATTTAAGAACGATTCTTACACGTTTTAAGCTTCAACTGGCCTTAGCAAGTACAGATTTTGATATCAGTCCGCTTGAGCAAGATGTTAGTGATATGCAAAATATGTTAGAAGATTATCTCGCTTTTGCACGCGGAGAAAATGGTGAAAATGTTAGTTCTCTTGATTTAAATGCCCTTATGCAAAAATTCTCTACCGAAGCTCAGCTTCACAAACGTCAATTCTCTTACACAATTGAAGGCCCCACACAGATACAAGTACGCCCCCATGCTTTTACGCGTTTGGTTAGCAACCTTGTATCAAATGCATTTCATTATGCAAACACTATCACGCTAATAGCTACATCCCAACAAGAATCGTTTATTATCATTATTGATGATAATGGACCCGGCATTCACAAAGACATGCGTACAGAAGTATTTAAACCATTTTTTAGGCTTGATAAAGCACGTAATCAAGATGCAAGTGGAACAGGTCTTGGTCTTGCTATTGCTCAAGATATCGCTCGTAGCCACGGAGGAAATATTCAATTAGACAACAGCCCATTAGGAGGCTTACGCGCTATTATTGATATTCCTCTATAA
- a CDS encoding 50S ribosomal protein L25/general stress protein Ctc produces MSKSYTLKAEIRERVGKGSSRELRRNGLIPAVIYGDKQPPLAIAVSYKEIFYKIYAGGFRTTVATIEIDKDRIQVLPKDYQLDPVRDFPMHVDFLRISEKSVVHVNIPVHFLNEDTAPGIKRGGVLNIVRHEIECTAPANAIPEAINIDLSSYSIGDSIHISAVQLPEGVTPVIQDRDFTIATIAAPASANVSDNSEQENDENN; encoded by the coding sequence ATGAGCAAGAGTTATACTCTTAAGGCCGAAATACGCGAGCGGGTTGGTAAGGGGTCCTCCCGTGAACTTCGCCGTAACGGTCTTATTCCAGCAGTCATTTACGGTGACAAACAGCCTCCTTTGGCAATTGCAGTTTCTTATAAGGAAATTTTCTACAAAATTTATGCCGGTGGTTTTCGCACTACTGTTGCTACCATTGAAATTGACAAAGACAGAATTCAAGTTCTACCAAAAGATTATCAGCTTGATCCGGTTCGTGATTTTCCTATGCACGTAGATTTTTTACGTATTTCAGAAAAATCAGTTGTGCATGTAAACATTCCTGTGCATTTCCTCAATGAAGATACAGCTCCAGGTATTAAACGAGGTGGTGTTTTAAATATTGTTCGCCATGAAATTGAATGTACTGCACCAGCAAATGCTATCCCTGAAGCAATTAACATTGATCTTTCGAGTTATTCTATTGGTGACTCTATCCATATTTCGGCCGTGCAGTTACCAGAAGGTGTAACCCCGGTTATTCAAGATCGAGACTTTACCATTGCAACCATCGCAGCTCCTGCGAGTGCAAATGTGAGCGATAACTCAGAACAAGAGAATGATGAAAATAATTAA
- a CDS encoding class I SAM-dependent methyltransferase produces the protein MATLREKIKEIIAVNGPITVSQYMTLALTDPQFGYYQTKTPFGSTGDFITAPEISQLFGEMIAIWVLASWKAQGNPNPFILAEIGPGRGTLMNDVLRTIQKLCKTAFNAAEIFLVEISQRLAIEQKKRLSSYQKHIHNIEYFNQIPSGHLFLIANELFDALPIHQYIKINGEWRERCITLDQDGHFTFIAGVHKFSADDLPAYCAKMPNGTIWEHAPLRNQLMQQISNRLIQTKGSALLIDYGASDCAFGDTLQAISKHKFRDVFANPGEHDLTSHVDFFSLKTIALQQGCFAEILEQGDFLFKMGILERAKQLSINKAISIQNKIRQDIERLVSSDQMGKLFKVLHVSDQPTTISNFLDSQ, from the coding sequence ATGGCCACTCTAAGAGAGAAAATTAAAGAAATTATTGCTGTCAATGGACCAATAACTGTCAGTCAATATATGACATTAGCCCTCACAGATCCACAATTTGGCTACTATCAAACAAAAACACCTTTTGGATCCACTGGTGATTTCATCACCGCACCTGAAATAAGTCAATTATTTGGAGAGATGATTGCTATTTGGGTCCTTGCAAGCTGGAAAGCTCAAGGAAATCCCAATCCTTTTATTCTGGCTGAAATAGGTCCAGGACGTGGAACACTTATGAATGATGTTTTACGTACCATTCAAAAATTATGTAAAACAGCTTTCAATGCTGCTGAAATTTTTCTTGTTGAAATAAGTCAACGCCTTGCAATAGAGCAAAAAAAGCGCCTTTCATCTTATCAAAAACACATTCACAATATTGAATATTTTAATCAAATACCTTCAGGACATCTCTTTCTCATTGCTAATGAGCTCTTTGATGCACTCCCCATCCACCAATATATCAAAATCAACGGAGAATGGAGAGAGCGCTGCATTACACTTGATCAAGATGGTCATTTCACCTTTATAGCTGGGGTGCATAAATTTTCTGCTGATGACTTACCAGCCTATTGTGCTAAAATGCCTAACGGAACGATTTGGGAACACGCCCCCTTACGTAACCAACTGATGCAACAAATTAGTAATCGCTTAATACAAACTAAAGGATCTGCTTTGCTTATTGATTATGGTGCTTCTGATTGTGCATTTGGAGATACACTGCAAGCTATTTCAAAACATAAATTCCGTGATGTTTTTGCAAACCCAGGTGAACATGATTTAACATCACATGTTGATTTTTTCTCTTTAAAAACAATAGCTCTTCAACAAGGTTGTTTTGCTGAAATTCTAGAACAAGGAGATTTCCTTTTTAAAATGGGAATTCTTGAACGTGCAAAACAGCTTAGTATTAACAAAGCTATCTCAATCCAAAATAAAATTCGTCAAGACATCGAACGACTTGTTAGCTCAGATCAAATGGGTAAACTTTTCAAAGTTCTCCATGTCAGTGATCAACCTACTACTATCTCTAACTTTCTTGACTCACAATAA
- a CDS encoding ribose-phosphate pyrophosphokinase, which produces MKLFYGNSNPHLSENIANYLNISLGEATVKRFADQEIFVELHENVRGEDVFVLQSTSYPANDHLMELLIMIDALRRSSARRITAVIPYFGYARQDRKPGPRTPISAKLVANLITQAGAHRVLTLDLHAGQIQGFFDIPTDNLYAVPVISRDVKTRYSLENVIVVSPDVGGVVRARSLAKRLNSLLAIVDKRREQPGESEVMNIIGNVAGKDCLLLDDIVDSGGTLCNAASALLKHGANSVTAYITHGVLSGNAIERITNSEMKELVITDSIMPTTKIEQAHNIRVLTIADLIGEAIARTAAEQSVSSLFD; this is translated from the coding sequence ATGAAACTTTTCTATGGCAATTCTAACCCACATCTTTCTGAAAATATTGCAAATTATTTAAACATCTCTCTAGGTGAAGCAACCGTCAAACGTTTTGCTGATCAAGAAATTTTCGTAGAATTGCATGAAAATGTGCGCGGAGAAGATGTATTTGTACTGCAATCAACCTCTTATCCAGCCAATGATCATTTGATGGAATTACTCATCATGATTGATGCACTACGTCGTTCTTCAGCACGTCGTATTACAGCTGTTATACCTTATTTTGGGTATGCTCGCCAAGATCGTAAACCTGGACCACGTACCCCTATTTCCGCAAAACTTGTTGCCAATCTGATTACTCAAGCGGGTGCCCATCGCGTTTTAACATTAGATCTCCATGCAGGACAAATCCAAGGTTTTTTTGATATTCCTACCGACAATCTCTATGCTGTTCCTGTCATTTCTCGTGATGTCAAAACGCGTTATTCTCTTGAAAATGTTATTGTTGTTTCACCGGATGTTGGTGGTGTGGTACGTGCACGCTCCTTAGCCAAGCGCTTAAACAGTCTACTTGCCATTGTTGATAAACGTCGTGAACAACCAGGTGAATCAGAAGTGATGAACATTATTGGAAATGTAGCCGGAAAAGATTGCCTTTTATTAGATGATATTGTTGATTCAGGTGGCACTCTATGCAATGCAGCAAGCGCTCTTCTTAAGCATGGAGCAAATAGTGTCACTGCTTATATTACACATGGCGTTCTTTCTGGAAACGCTATTGAACGCATTACCAACTCAGAAATGAAAGAACTAGTCATTACCGATTCGATTATGCCAACAACAAAAATTGAACAAGCACATAATATACGCGTTTTGACTATTGCCGACTTAATTGGGGAAGCAATCGCAAGAACAGCAGCAGAACAGTCTGTTTCAAGCTTATTTGACTAA
- a CDS encoding YbjN domain-containing protein, whose product MRLAFSAAEREEHPVDFIEQIAYKYDWSFERSAEDEINVCVEGKWANYSLAFSWMGEQEALHLACAFDLSIESTRTAEMHRLLLAINEKLLLGHFDYWQGDNSVIYRQGLLLAGGVHPSRVQVETLLIHALKVCESHYTAFQMVAWMGESAYKALQYALFETVGNA is encoded by the coding sequence ATGAGGCTTGCCTTTAGCGCCGCGGAAAGAGAAGAGCATCCAGTAGATTTTATCGAACAGATTGCCTATAAGTACGACTGGTCTTTTGAGCGGAGTGCAGAAGATGAAATTAATGTTTGTGTAGAAGGAAAATGGGCTAATTATAGTCTTGCTTTTTCATGGATGGGAGAACAAGAAGCTCTTCATTTAGCTTGTGCATTTGATCTTTCTATTGAAAGTACTCGAACAGCGGAAATGCACCGCTTATTACTGGCAATTAATGAGAAATTATTATTAGGGCATTTTGATTATTGGCAAGGAGACAATTCAGTTATTTATCGGCAAGGTCTTCTTTTAGCTGGTGGGGTGCATCCATCCCGTGTACAAGTTGAAACATTGTTAATTCACGCGCTTAAAGTTTGTGAAAGTCATTATACTGCTTTTCAAATGGTAGCTTGGATGGGTGAAAGTGCTTATAAGGCATTGCAATATGCTTTATTTGAAACTGTAGGAAACGCTTAA
- a CDS encoding BA14K family protein: protein MKKLTQSAVLLAITTATISTPLTTALAHNDYVYIQQNVNSIPQHHTQYHREQRHIHHKNPTRYYHHHEQTIHHNIHQYHVNRPNNTSDALAAGVLGLATGAILGNVLTKPAQPQIIYQAPYPQNQVIYQEIPQPQVVYQVYPTVTYQPTYQPWTSQWLQYCTQKYRSFNPKTGTFRGYDGLDHFCHAPLQ from the coding sequence ATGAAAAAATTGACCCAATCAGCAGTATTATTAGCAATAACAACTGCAACCATCTCAACACCACTAACTACAGCACTTGCCCATAATGATTATGTGTACATTCAGCAAAATGTAAATAGCATCCCTCAACACCATACTCAATATCATCGTGAACAACGGCACATTCATCACAAAAACCCAACACGCTACTATCATCATCACGAACAAACAATACATCACAATATTCACCAATATCATGTGAATCGCCCTAATAACACGAGTGATGCTTTAGCGGCAGGTGTTCTCGGCCTTGCTACAGGCGCAATTCTTGGTAATGTTTTAACGAAACCTGCGCAGCCACAAATCATCTATCAGGCTCCATACCCTCAAAACCAGGTGATTTATCAAGAAATACCACAACCTCAAGTAGTCTACCAAGTATATCCAACAGTGACCTATCAACCCACCTACCAACCATGGACATCACAATGGCTTCAATATTGCACCCAAAAATACCGCTCATTTAATCCTAAAACAGGTACTTTTCGTGGTTACGACGGCTTAGACCATTTCTGTCATGCTCCATTACAATGA
- a CDS encoding response regulator, producing MTDHVHVLCDDAPHLLVIDDDTRIRSLLSQFLIKNGFRVSVSANADEARRQLTSIDFDLLIVDVMMPGENGIDLTLSLRQTKNVPILMLTALSEIDNRIHGLEAGADDYLAKPFDPRELLLRINAILRRGLSPNQPKIEQIVFGPYMFSILRRELKKGGEIIKLTDKEQEMMVIFAQHAGNTIPRHKLATGDCEISERAIDVQINRLRRKIEKDPATPIWLQTVRGVGYKLSIE from the coding sequence ATGACCGACCACGTTCATGTCTTATGTGATGATGCCCCTCATCTCCTTGTTATTGATGATGACACGCGCATTCGTAGCCTCTTATCTCAATTTCTTATTAAAAATGGATTTCGTGTTTCAGTTTCTGCTAATGCTGATGAAGCCAGACGTCAACTCACAAGTATAGATTTTGACCTTCTTATTGTTGATGTGATGATGCCTGGTGAAAATGGTATTGACCTTACCCTTTCACTGCGCCAAACAAAAAATGTCCCCATTTTAATGTTAACGGCTTTGTCAGAAATAGATAACCGTATCCATGGGTTAGAAGCAGGAGCAGATGATTATCTAGCCAAACCCTTTGATCCTCGAGAACTCTTACTTCGTATTAACGCCATTTTACGGCGTGGTCTCTCACCTAACCAACCCAAAATCGAACAAATTGTTTTTGGGCCCTATATGTTTTCAATTTTACGACGCGAATTGAAAAAAGGAGGAGAAATCATCAAATTGACAGATAAAGAGCAAGAAATGATGGTTATTTTTGCCCAACATGCAGGTAATACAATTCCACGCCATAAACTCGCAACAGGTGATTGTGAAATAAGTGAACGTGCCATTGACGTACAAATCAATCGTTTACGCCGCAAAATAGAAAAAGACCCGGCAACTCCTATATGGCTTCAAACTGTGCGAGGGGTTGGTTATAAACTCTCAATTGAATAG
- the pth gene encoding aminoacyl-tRNA hydrolase, translating into MLLIAGLGNPGLSYQNNRHNIGFMVVDTIHQSFSFSPWSKKFQAEISNGLINGEKILLIKPQTFMNLSGQAISQTLRFYKLELNNLIVFYDELDLPPGKVRIKIGGGSGGHNGIKSIDSHCSNNYCHVRLGIGHPGSKELVHQHVLGNFTKSDQEWLSILLDTIANNIATLIKGDANQFMNKISLVMEKKA; encoded by the coding sequence ATGTTGCTCATTGCTGGTCTTGGCAACCCTGGTTTATCCTACCAAAATAATCGCCATAATATTGGTTTTATGGTTGTCGATACTATTCATCAGTCCTTTTCTTTTTCTCCATGGTCAAAAAAATTTCAGGCTGAAATCTCTAATGGCCTCATAAATGGTGAAAAAATTCTTCTTATCAAACCTCAAACTTTTATGAATTTATCTGGTCAAGCCATTAGCCAAACCTTGCGATTTTATAAATTAGAATTGAACAATCTTATTGTTTTTTACGATGAACTAGATTTACCTCCTGGAAAAGTGCGTATAAAAATTGGAGGTGGAAGTGGAGGACATAACGGTATAAAATCTATTGATAGTCATTGCAGTAATAATTATTGCCATGTACGTTTAGGGATTGGACATCCCGGTTCTAAAGAATTGGTTCATCAACATGTTTTAGGCAATTTTACAAAATCTGATCAAGAATGGTTATCTATTTTATTAGATACAATCGCGAATAATATTGCTACTCTAATAAAGGGAGATGCTAATCAATTTATGAACAAAATTTCATTGGTAATGGAGAAAAAAGCTTAA
- the lgt gene encoding prolipoprotein diacylglyceryl transferase, producing MNDFLFCPAINFPSFLDPVIIHLGPIALHWYGLGYVVGILFSWWYAQKLLTKKFLWHANQPPMDQHKISDFVIWATIGIVVGGRLGQVFIWDPTYYFNHPSAIIAVWTGGMSFHGGLIGTTIAMIWFARKNNINIWAMFDTIAVGAPVGIGIVRVCNFINQELWGNITTVPWAICFNNDPQYLPRHPSQLYEALMEGLLLFIILAIAIFTFKALKRPGTATGIFILGYGVARSVSEIFRVPQEDPEWFSFLFYSTGFTYGMALSFPMILFGFYALFQAFRNHSIK from the coding sequence ATGAACGACTTTCTTTTTTGTCCTGCCATTAATTTTCCTTCCTTTCTTGATCCTGTTATTATCCATTTAGGCCCCATAGCACTACACTGGTATGGGCTTGGTTATGTCGTAGGTATCCTTTTTTCTTGGTGGTATGCACAAAAATTATTGACAAAAAAATTCTTGTGGCATGCAAACCAGCCTCCTATGGATCAACATAAAATAAGTGATTTTGTTATCTGGGCTACTATAGGTATTGTTGTTGGCGGTCGTTTGGGACAAGTGTTTATCTGGGATCCCACTTATTATTTTAACCACCCCAGTGCCATTATCGCAGTGTGGACTGGGGGAATGTCTTTTCATGGCGGTCTTATTGGCACCACCATTGCAATGATCTGGTTTGCTCGCAAAAATAACATTAATATCTGGGCAATGTTTGATACAATTGCCGTAGGTGCCCCTGTTGGCATCGGTATTGTGCGGGTGTGTAATTTTATTAACCAAGAATTATGGGGTAATATTACCACTGTCCCTTGGGCTATTTGCTTCAACAATGATCCCCAATATCTACCACGCCACCCAAGCCAACTTTACGAAGCACTGATGGAAGGACTTCTTCTTTTTATTATATTAGCTATTGCTATTTTCACTTTTAAAGCATTAAAACGCCCTGGAACAGCAACTGGAATATTTATTTTAGGTTATGGAGTAGCGCGTAGTGTTTCAGAAATTTTTCGTGTTCCTCAAGAAGATCCAGAATGGTTTTCTTTCCTCTTTTATTCTACTGGATTTACCTATGGAATGGCATTATCTTTTCCCATGATTCTTTTTGGCTTTTATGCACTTTTTCAAGCTTTTAGAAATCATTCTATAAAATAA